A single Fusobacterium hominis DNA region contains:
- a CDS encoding TRAP transporter small permease: MEKLRNTLDKVIIGICVFLFMFMTVAGTYQISARYIFKSPSIVSEELISYSFAWMSMFAATYVFGKRDHMRMVFFVERYSKKVQINIGILSEIAVLVFSLGVLLIGGKYITQLTMTQMSPALRISMGYVYSVLPTCGILISLYSILNILDLLKQFKEEV; this comes from the coding sequence ATGGAAAAATTAAGAAATACATTGGATAAAGTTATAATTGGAATTTGTGTTTTTCTATTTATGTTTATGACAGTAGCAGGAACTTATCAAATTTCAGCTAGATATATTTTTAAGTCACCTAGTATTGTTTCTGAGGAATTAATATCTTACTCTTTTGCTTGGATGTCAATGTTTGCTGCAACATATGTATTTGGAAAAAGAGATCATATGCGTATGGTGTTTTTTGTAGAAAGATACTCTAAGAAAGTGCAAATAAATATTGGAATTTTATCTGAAATAGCTGTTTTAGTATTTTCATTAGGAGTATTATTAATAGGTGGAAAATATATTACACAATTGACAATGACTCAAATGTCACCAGCACTAAGAATATCTATGGGATATGTTTATTCTGTACTTCCAACTTGTGGAATTCTTATTTCACTGTATTCTATTTTAAATATTTTAGATTTACTAAAACAATTTAAAGAGGAGGTATAG
- the uxaC gene encoding glucuronate isomerase: protein MKKFMDDNFLLENEVSKKLYHEYAKDMPIFDYHCHLNPQEIAENKKFENLTQLWLYGDHYKWRAMRSNGIDEKYITGDASDYEKFYKFVETIEYCFGNPLYHWSHLELKRYFGIEEVINRKNAEIIWKKANECLKQDEFSTKNLIKNSNVVAVCTTDDPVDSLEYHLAISNDKEFEVKVLPTFRPDKAMQVENTDEYLAWLDKLSEVTGLTINSFETLVTGLKARVKFFVENGCLVTDLSMEEPFFKMATPEELETLFSKVLKREKLTSDEVEAYKTALFVELGKEYKKYDLGMQLHMGAQRNNNTRMFEKLGRDIGMDSIGDYSYAYKLSKLLNELEREEKLPKTILYCLNPKDNEVLGTMIGNFQGKDIPGKMQFGSGWWFLDQKNGMLNQMTTLANLGLLRRFVGMLTDSRSFISYTRHEYFRRIMCNLVGTWVENGEVPYDEEILKPMIQEICYLNAKNYFKLEV, encoded by the coding sequence ATGAAAAAATTTATGGATGATAATTTTTTATTAGAAAATGAAGTAAGTAAAAAATTATATCATGAATATGCAAAAGATATGCCTATTTTCGATTATCACTGTCATTTAAATCCACAAGAAATAGCTGAGAATAAAAAATTTGAAAATTTAACACAGTTATGGCTATATGGAGATCACTATAAATGGAGAGCAATGAGAAGTAATGGAATAGATGAAAAGTATATAACTGGTGATGCATCAGATTATGAAAAGTTCTATAAATTTGTGGAAACTATTGAATATTGTTTTGGAAATCCACTATATCATTGGTCACATTTAGAGTTAAAAAGATATTTTGGAATTGAAGAAGTAATCAATAGAAAGAATGCTGAAATTATCTGGAAAAAAGCAAATGAGTGTTTAAAACAAGATGAATTTTCTACAAAAAACTTAATTAAAAATTCAAATGTAGTAGCAGTATGCACAACCGATGATCCGGTTGATTCACTAGAATATCATTTAGCAATAAGTAATGATAAAGAATTTGAAGTTAAAGTATTACCAACATTTAGACCAGATAAAGCTATGCAAGTAGAAAATACAGATGAGTATTTAGCTTGGTTAGATAAGTTATCAGAAGTTACAGGTCTTACTATTAATTCATTTGAAACTTTGGTTACTGGCTTGAAAGCTAGAGTAAAATTCTTTGTTGAAAATGGTTGTCTTGTTACTGATCTTAGCATGGAAGAGCCATTTTTTAAGATGGCTACACCAGAAGAGTTAGAAACTCTATTTAGTAAAGTTTTAAAAAGAGAGAAATTAACTTCAGATGAGGTAGAAGCATATAAAACAGCTCTTTTTGTAGAATTAGGAAAAGAGTATAAAAAATATGATTTAGGAATGCAGCTTCATATGGGAGCACAAAGAAATAACAATACTAGAATGTTTGAAAAATTAGGTAGAGATATAGGAATGGATTCTATTGGAGACTATAGCTATGCTTATAAATTATCTAAACTGTTAAATGAACTCGAAAGAGAAGAGAAGTTGCCAAAAACTATTCTATACTGTTTAAATCCTAAAGACAATGAAGTATTAGGAACTATGATAGGAAATTTCCAAGGAAAAGATATTCCAGGAAAAATGCAGTTTGGTTCTGGTTGGTGGTTCTTAGATCAAAAAAATGGAATGTTAAATCAAATGACTACTCTTGCTAATCTAGGATTACTAAGAAGATTTGTAGGAATGCTTACAGATTCTAGAAGTTTTATCTCTTATACAAGGCATGAATATTTTAGAAGAATAATGTGTAATCTAGTGGGAACATGGGTTGAAAATGGAGAAGTTCCTTATGATGAAGAAATATTAAAACCAATGATTCAAGAAATATGCTACTTAAATGCAAAAAATTATTTTAAATTAGAAGTATAA
- the yqeK gene encoding bis(5'-nucleosyl)-tetraphosphatase (symmetrical) YqeK, with protein sequence MFEKLRCEVQKRVTPKRYTHILGVEEKAVELGKKYQADENKLRIAAILHDVAKSMQVDELEKICRENFSAELTEEDLKITEILHGFVGSIIARKEFGIDDTEILDAIKYHTIGKKGLSIVGRIIYIADGIEKNRDYPGVEYLREMTNKDLNQGIICEIDHKEEYLKSVGGKLHKNTLEMKNWLEQLKVGGTR encoded by the coding sequence ATGTTTGAAAAATTAAGATGTGAAGTACAAAAAAGAGTGACTCCTAAAAGGTATACTCATATCTTAGGAGTTGAGGAAAAAGCAGTTGAGTTGGGGAAAAAATATCAAGCTGATGAAAATAAGTTAAGGATAGCTGCAATTTTACATGATGTGGCTAAAAGTATGCAAGTAGATGAGCTTGAAAAAATTTGTCGTGAAAATTTCTCTGCTGAATTGACAGAGGAAGATTTAAAAATAACAGAGATATTACATGGATTTGTAGGTAGCATTATAGCTAGAAAAGAATTTGGAATAGATGATACGGAGATATTAGATGCAATAAAATATCATACAATTGGAAAAAAAGGATTATCTATTGTTGGTAGAATTATATATATAGCCGATGGAATAGAAAAAAATAGAGATTATCCAGGTGTTGAATATTTAAGAGAAATGACAAATAAAGATTTAAACCAAGGGATAATATGTGAAATTGATCATAAAGAAGAGTATTTAAAAAGTGTAGGAGGAAAACTACACAAGAATACTTTAGAGATGAAAAATTGGTTAGAGCAGTTAAAAGTAGGAGGTACTAGATGA
- a CDS encoding N-acetylmuramoyl-L-alanine amidase family protein: protein MKRIFIFFLLICSLAFGGNITNVQNKGDKIAISLTSFDKSQYQLSYDTYNRLIFLEFPQSAMSKKLNPNSFKSKYVESFETVNYGNGTGFFIKLNKNISYSSSFNSKEFVLSFNDKNPKKQYTIIIDPGHGGKDPGATGFKKYYEKSVVLAVSKYLRDELKGDFNVIMTRDKDVFVTLGERPRIGNRAKADMFISIHANSAVTNKLSGTEVFYFSKKSSPYAERIAAFENSVGDKYGEKSNNIVQIMGELAYKKNQEISIGLARKISASISSGMAMKDRGIHGANFAVLRGFNGPGVLIELGFINNSSDIKKLVNPANQKKMAQQIAKVVRANYY from the coding sequence ATGAAGCGTATATTTATTTTTTTTCTGTTAATATGTAGCTTGGCCTTTGGTGGAAATATTACAAATGTTCAAAATAAAGGAGATAAAATAGCAATATCCTTGACAAGTTTTGATAAGTCTCAGTATCAGTTGAGTTATGACACATATAATAGACTTATATTTTTAGAATTCCCTCAGAGTGCTATGAGTAAAAAATTAAATCCTAACTCTTTTAAGTCAAAATATGTAGAGAGTTTTGAAACTGTAAACTATGGAAATGGGACAGGTTTTTTTATCAAACTTAATAAAAATATATCATATAGTAGTAGTTTTAATTCAAAAGAATTCGTACTTTCTTTTAATGATAAAAATCCTAAAAAGCAGTATACTATAATTATCGATCCTGGACATGGAGGAAAAGACCCTGGAGCTACAGGATTTAAAAAATATTATGAAAAATCAGTCGTATTAGCTGTATCAAAATATTTAAGAGATGAGCTAAAAGGTGATTTTAATGTAATAATGACACGTGATAAAGATGTCTTTGTTACCTTAGGAGAAAGACCAAGAATAGGAAATAGAGCAAAAGCAGATATGTTTATAAGTATTCATGCTAACTCTGCAGTAACTAATAAATTATCTGGAACAGAAGTATTTTATTTTTCTAAAAAATCATCTCCTTATGCTGAAAGAATAGCGGCATTTGAAAACAGTGTTGGAGATAAATATGGAGAGAAAAGTAATAATATTGTTCAAATTATGGGAGAGCTTGCTTACAAAAAAAACCAAGAGATTTCAATAGGACTTGCAAGAAAAATATCAGCAAGTATTTCTAGTGGAATGGCAATGAAAGATAGAGGAATTCATGGAGCTAACTTTGCTGTATTACGTGGATTTAATGGACCTGGTGTTTTGATAGAACTTGGATTTATTAATAATAGCAGTGATATTAAAAAACTTGTTAATCCAGCAAATCAAAAGAAAATGGCACAACAAATTGCAAAAGTTGTAAGAGCGAACTATTATTAA
- a CDS encoding GerMN domain-containing protein, translating into MVENKKTLVVLIIIWIIVALAGGTYYKLKNSTKVINQVELVKKARKLLETGKFESVKFYYPNGNFTELKTKDEDIPVYYKKRDKIEKIAERSFENLYLAKILTTPQIDVKNVYIAGDTVYIDCEPEIGALKEPTKKNILGIYSIVNSITEVPGINKVKILVDEKEQSGNFSRIYTRNMNF; encoded by the coding sequence GTGGTAGAAAATAAGAAAACATTAGTTGTATTGATAATTATATGGATAATAGTTGCATTAGCAGGTGGAACATATTATAAATTAAAAAATTCTACAAAAGTTATTAATCAGGTAGAGCTTGTTAAAAAAGCTAGAAAGCTTTTAGAAACTGGGAAATTTGAGTCTGTTAAGTTTTATTATCCAAATGGTAATTTTACAGAACTTAAAACAAAAGATGAAGATATACCTGTATATTATAAAAAAAGAGATAAAATAGAAAAAATAGCAGAAAGAAGCTTTGAAAATCTTTATCTTGCTAAAATTTTAACAACACCTCAAATAGATGTGAAAAATGTTTATATAGCAGGGGATACTGTCTATATTGATTGTGAACCTGAAATCGGTGCATTAAAAGAGCCGACTAAAAAGAATATTTTAGGTATTTACTCTATTGTAAATAGTATTACTGAAGTTCCTGGAATAAACAAAGTTAAAATTTTAGTTGATGAAAAAGAACAAAGTGGAAATTTCTCAAGAATATACACTAGAAATATGAATTTTTAA
- the yajC gene encoding preprotein translocase subunit YajC, producing the protein MQGILGNLGNFKQPLIIFVIWIAVFYFVLILPNKKKQKKQKEMLDSIKEGAEVITVGGIKGTVASVAGDYVEVRVDKGVKITFRKSAISTVLE; encoded by the coding sequence ATGCAAGGAATTTTGGGAAATCTTGGAAATTTTAAACAACCGCTAATCATATTTGTTATATGGATTGCAGTGTTTTATTTCGTATTAATATTACCAAATAAAAAGAAACAAAAAAAACAAAAAGAAATGTTAGACTCTATAAAAGAGGGTGCTGAAGTTATAACTGTAGGTGGAATTAAAGGAACAGTAGCTTCTGTTGCTGGAGATTATGTAGAAGTAAGAGTGGACAAAGGAGTTAAAATAACTTTTAGAAAAAGTGCCATCTCAACAGTTCTTGAATAA
- a CDS encoding mannitol dehydrogenase family protein, with product MKLNLNELDNIKKIAEVSTPVYDIKTVKENTLSAPKWLHFGAGNIFRAYVGKMQQNLLNKGLENTGIIVAESFDGEIIDKAYKPYDNLTLSVTLSKDGNFSTELIASIVESLKANVDREKLKEIVVQPTLQMISFTITEKGYNLKSSTGEYIQIIKDDFNSSPDNAKHIMSILTELLHVRFKAGALPVAIVSMDNCAGNGDRIKAAVYDIAKHWKENGFVEDEFLTYIMDETKVTFPVSMIDKITPRPAKVVEEYLEKLGFEDMNIIVTSKNSYTAAFVNAEVAEYFVVEDKFPNGRPCFEKADAGIYMTDRETVEKTERMKVTTCLNPLHTTLAVFGCLLNEKTIYDAVSNPYLNKLIKKIGYDEALKVVDDPKILSPKKFIDEVIDERFANKFIPDQPERIATDTSQKVAIRFGETIKAYIADKNLNVDDLKYIPLVYAGWFRYLMGVDDQGNSRSVSPDPMLETLQSAIAGIEFGKPETYRGQLRKILKNKILFGVDLEEIGMADKVECYFVEMLKGKNAVIDTLKKYLTE from the coding sequence ATGAAATTAAATTTAAACGAATTAGATAATATAAAAAAAATAGCTGAGGTTTCAACTCCTGTATACGATATAAAAACTGTAAAAGAAAATACACTTTCTGCACCAAAATGGTTACATTTTGGTGCTGGAAATATTTTCAGAGCTTATGTAGGAAAGATGCAACAAAATTTACTAAATAAGGGGCTTGAAAATACAGGAATTATCGTAGCAGAAAGTTTTGATGGTGAAATTATAGATAAGGCATATAAACCATATGATAATTTAACTTTATCAGTAACTTTATCAAAAGATGGAAATTTTTCTACTGAATTGATAGCTAGTATAGTTGAATCTTTAAAAGCTAATGTAGATAGAGAAAAATTAAAAGAGATAGTTGTACAACCAACTTTACAAATGATAAGTTTTACTATTACAGAAAAAGGATACAATTTAAAATCTTCAACTGGAGAGTATATTCAAATAATAAAAGATGATTTTAATTCATCTCCAGATAATGCAAAACATATAATGAGTATATTGACAGAATTATTACATGTAAGATTTAAAGCTGGAGCATTACCTGTTGCTATTGTAAGTATGGATAACTGTGCTGGAAATGGTGATAGAATAAAAGCAGCTGTATATGATATAGCAAAACATTGGAAAGAAAATGGATTTGTTGAAGATGAGTTTTTAACTTATATAATGGATGAGACTAAAGTTACATTCCCAGTTTCAATGATAGATAAAATAACTCCAAGACCAGCTAAAGTAGTAGAAGAATATCTTGAAAAGTTAGGATTTGAAGATATGAATATAATAGTTACCTCTAAAAATAGTTACACAGCAGCTTTTGTAAATGCAGAAGTAGCTGAGTACTTTGTAGTAGAAGATAAATTTCCAAATGGAAGACCTTGTTTTGAAAAAGCTGATGCAGGAATTTATATGACTGATAGAGAGACAGTGGAAAAAACAGAAAGAATGAAAGTTACAACTTGTTTAAACCCACTGCATACAACACTTGCTGTATTTGGATGTCTATTAAATGAAAAAACAATATATGATGCAGTTTCAAATCCATATTTAAATAAACTAATTAAAAAAATAGGATATGATGAAGCTTTAAAAGTTGTAGATGATCCTAAAATATTAAGTCCTAAAAAGTTTATAGATGAAGTTATAGATGAAAGATTTGCAAATAAATTTATACCGGATCAACCAGAAAGGATAGCTACAGATACATCTCAAAAGGTAGCAATAAGATTTGGAGAGACAATAAAAGCATATATTGCAGATAAAAATTTAAATGTAGATGATTTAAAATATATTCCACTTGTATATGCAGGATGGTTTAGATATTTAATGGGCGTAGATGATCAAGGAAATTCAAGAAGTGTTAGTCCAGATCCTATGCTAGAAACACTACAATCTGCAATAGCAGGAATAGAATTTGGAAAACCTGAAACATATAGGGGACAACTTAGAAAAATATTAAAAAATAAAATTTTATTTGGAGTAGATTTAGAAGAAATTGGAATGGCAGATAAAGTGGAGTGTTATTTTGTAGAAATGCTAAAAGGAAAAAATGCCGTTATTGATACACTAAAAAAATATTTAACAGAATAA
- a CDS encoding TRAP transporter substrate-binding protein has protein sequence MKKLLNFLTLACCLFVFVACGKKDNKRIIRISHNQAQDHPTNIGLLEFEKFIESKLGDKYDVQIFPNELLGSQVNTVELTQTGAIDFAVASNAILESFDDIYQIFNLPYLFDSPEHYHAVMDNADLIKPIFTSTSKSGFEAVTWLDAGTRNFYTVKKPINKPEDLKGLKIRVQQSASNIRMMELFNGAATPMGFGEVYTALQQGVIDGAENNELALTSNKHGEVAKYYSYDMHQMVPDILIGNLKFLNSLSPEEREIFNQGFVLISQVQRDAWTMSVEKAKNQAQKDMNVKFIYPDVALFKEKVLPLHGEVLNANPKLKPIYDKIQEIGKNMQKEDNK, from the coding sequence ATGAAAAAATTATTAAATTTTCTTACGTTAGCATGTTGTTTATTTGTATTTGTAGCTTGTGGAAAAAAAGATAATAAAAGAATAATTAGAATATCACATAACCAAGCTCAAGATCACCCAACAAATATTGGTTTATTAGAATTTGAAAAATTTATAGAAAGTAAATTAGGAGACAAATATGATGTTCAAATATTCCCTAATGAGCTATTAGGTTCACAAGTTAATACAGTAGAGCTTACACAAACAGGAGCTATAGACTTTGCAGTTGCAAGTAATGCAATATTAGAGAGCTTTGATGATATATATCAAATCTTTAACTTACCATATCTTTTTGATAGTCCAGAACACTATCATGCAGTAATGGATAATGCAGATCTTATAAAACCTATTTTTACTTCAACAAGTAAATCAGGATTTGAAGCAGTTACATGGCTTGATGCAGGAACTAGAAACTTTTATACTGTAAAAAAACCTATAAATAAACCTGAAGATTTAAAGGGATTAAAAATAAGAGTACAACAAAGTGCTTCAAATATAAGAATGATGGAATTATTTAATGGGGCTGCTACACCTATGGGATTTGGAGAAGTTTATACAGCACTACAGCAAGGTGTTATAGATGGTGCTGAAAATAATGAGTTAGCTCTAACTAGTAACAAACACGGAGAAGTTGCAAAATACTACTCTTATGATATGCACCAAATGGTACCAGATATCCTAATTGGAAATCTTAAATTTTTAAATAGTCTATCACCAGAAGAAAGAGAAATATTTAATCAAGGGTTTGTATTAATTTCTCAAGTTCAAAGAGATGCATGGACTATGTCTGTAGAAAAAGCTAAAAATCAAGCTCAAAAAGATATGAATGTAAAATTTATTTATCCAGATGTAGCTTTATTTAAAGAAAAAGTATTACCTCTACACGGAGAAGTATTAAATGCTAATCCAAAATTAAAGCCTATTTATGATAAGATTCAAGAAATAGGAAAAAACATGCAAAAGGAGGATAATAAATAA
- the uxuA gene encoding mannonate dehydratase — protein sequence MKLSFRWYGSSDPVKLEYIKQIPTMHSIVTAIYDVPVGQVWEMDKILNLKNEVEKAGLKFEVIESVPVHEDIKLGLPSRDIYIENYKKNIENLAKAGVKVICYNFMPVFDWTRSQLDKQLEDGSTALVYYKDQVDKLDPLNSELSLPGWDSSYTKEEMAQLFEKYKELGEEGLWKNLEYFLKEIIPVAEINDMKMAIHPDDPPWPIFGLPRIITNESNLDRFLNLVDSKYNGLTLCTGSLGCANFNNIPNLVDKYSAMGRIHFMHVRNVKLLNDGVSFEESAHYSGCGSLDIVKIMKVLHKNKFDGYLRPDHGRMIWGETGKPGYGLYDRALGASYITGIWETLEKLDK from the coding sequence ATGAAATTATCATTTAGATGGTATGGATCTTCTGATCCAGTTAAACTTGAGTACATAAAGCAAATTCCGACAATGCATAGTATTGTAACTGCTATATATGATGTACCTGTAGGTCAAGTTTGGGAAATGGATAAGATATTAAATCTTAAAAATGAAGTTGAAAAGGCAGGACTTAAATTTGAAGTAATAGAAAGTGTTCCTGTTCATGAAGATATAAAATTAGGTTTACCTAGTAGAGATATCTATATTGAAAATTATAAGAAAAATATTGAAAACTTGGCAAAAGCTGGAGTAAAAGTAATATGCTATAATTTCATGCCAGTATTTGACTGGACTAGATCACAATTAGATAAGCAATTAGAAGATGGTTCTACAGCATTGGTATACTATAAAGATCAAGTTGATAAATTAGATCCTTTAAATAGTGAACTATCTCTACCGGGTTGGGATTCTAGCTATACAAAAGAAGAGATGGCACAATTATTTGAAAAATATAAAGAATTAGGAGAAGAGGGGCTTTGGAAAAATCTAGAATATTTCTTAAAAGAAATTATTCCAGTAGCAGAAATTAATGATATGAAAATGGCTATCCACCCAGATGATCCACCTTGGCCAATATTTGGTCTTCCAAGAATTATAACTAATGAATCTAATTTAGATAGATTTTTAAATCTTGTAGATAGCAAATATAATGGATTAACTCTTTGTACTGGATCTTTAGGATGTGCAAATTTCAATAATATTCCAAATTTAGTAGATAAATATAGTGCAATGGGAAGAATACACTTTATGCATGTGAGAAATGTAAAACTATTAAATGATGGTGTAAGTTTTGAAGAATCAGCACATTATTCTGGATGTGGATCGTTAGATATAGTAAAAATTATGAAAGTTTTACATAAAAATAAATTTGATGGATATTTAAGACCAGATCACGGAAGAATGATTTGGGGAGAAACTGGAAAACCAGGATATGGATTATATGACAGAGCTTTAGGAGCTAGTTATATAACAGGAATATGGGAAACATTGGAGAAATTAGATAAGTAA
- the rnr gene encoding ribonuclease R, with protein sequence MNIEKELLKLKNIFKENKGKGLKQDEITKMLGWSQKFKKENREILDSWVNEGELVRNNRGKYNLPENAGFVKGVFSIIKDRFAFVDTETEGIFIPKSSFNGALDGDTVFIKITSGDKDDKKKEGEVVRVIKRDKDTVIGILQKNKNFGFVTPTHSFGRDIYIPAGKMRNAENNQLVVVKITFWGDQERKPEGEIMEILGDPYNTQNMIEALIIREGMSNTFPAQVLEDARKINTTISKEEISKRRDLRNLPIITIDGDDAKDLDDAVYVEKLKNGNYRLIVSIADVSFYIPEGSPLDVEAYKRGNSVYLVDRVLPMFPQEISNGICSLNPNEDKLTFTCEMEIDKNGKTISYDTYKSVIKTAYRMTYTNVNKMIAGDEWALKEYAPIKDMVMEMLELSKLIREVKHKRGSIDFDIPEIKLVLNEKGKVDYIKRRERGESEKIIEDFMIAANEAVAEKLFWLEIPSVYRTHEKPDMERIRTLNETLAKFKYRIHSLDEIHPKQFQQIIEDSKERGINLIVHKMILMALKQAKYTMDNFGHFGLASSYYTHFTSPIRRYADLTVHRILNSVLHGYPSKKTVAKNIEELPEVCSHISKTERAAMKVEEESVKIKLVEYMIDKVGEEYDATIVGFSNKRVFFETQDYIECFWDVVAAKHYYEFDDKDYVMRDTDTGEFYSIGDKYKVTLVKASLADLEIEVVPNFIFEQGQIIK encoded by the coding sequence ATGAATATAGAAAAAGAATTATTAAAGTTAAAGAATATATTTAAAGAAAATAAAGGTAAAGGATTAAAACAGGATGAGATAACTAAAATGTTAGGGTGGTCTCAAAAATTTAAAAAGGAAAATAGAGAAATTTTAGACAGTTGGGTAAATGAAGGAGAATTAGTTAGAAATAACAGAGGAAAATATAATCTTCCAGAAAATGCAGGATTTGTTAAAGGTGTATTTAGTATTATAAAAGATAGATTTGCTTTTGTAGATACTGAAACAGAGGGAATTTTTATTCCTAAAAGTTCATTTAATGGAGCTTTAGATGGAGATACTGTATTTATAAAAATAACATCTGGAGATAAAGATGATAAGAAAAAAGAAGGGGAAGTTGTAAGAGTTATAAAAAGAGATAAAGATACTGTAATTGGTATTTTACAAAAAAATAAAAACTTTGGTTTTGTAACTCCAACACATTCTTTTGGACGTGATATATATATACCAGCAGGAAAAATGAGAAATGCTGAAAATAACCAACTAGTAGTTGTAAAAATAACTTTCTGGGGAGATCAAGAAAGAAAACCAGAAGGAGAGATTATGGAGATTTTAGGAGATCCATATAATACTCAAAATATGATAGAAGCATTAATAATTAGAGAAGGAATGTCTAACACATTTCCAGCTCAAGTATTAGAAGATGCAAGAAAAATAAATACTACTATAAGCAAAGAAGAAATTAGTAAAAGAAGAGATTTAAGAAATTTACCGATTATTACTATAGATGGTGATGATGCAAAAGATCTTGATGATGCAGTATATGTAGAAAAGTTAAAAAATGGAAACTATAGACTGATAGTAAGTATAGCAGATGTATCTTTTTATATTCCTGAAGGATCACCATTAGATGTAGAAGCATATAAAAGAGGTAACTCAGTATATCTTGTAGATAGAGTTTTACCAATGTTTCCACAGGAAATTTCAAATGGAATATGTTCATTAAATCCTAATGAAGATAAACTTACGTTTACTTGTGAAATGGAAATTGATAAAAATGGAAAAACTATTTCTTATGATACCTATAAATCTGTTATAAAAACAGCATATAGAATGACATATACAAATGTTAATAAGATGATAGCTGGAGATGAATGGGCATTAAAAGAATATGCACCGATAAAAGATATGGTTATGGAAATGCTAGAGCTTTCTAAATTAATAAGAGAGGTCAAACATAAAAGAGGAAGTATAGATTTTGATATTCCTGAAATAAAGTTAGTTTTAAATGAAAAAGGAAAAGTTGACTATATCAAAAGAAGAGAACGTGGAGAATCTGAAAAAATTATAGAAGATTTTATGATTGCAGCAAATGAAGCAGTTGCAGAAAAATTATTCTGGTTAGAGATTCCATCTGTATATAGAACTCATGAAAAACCAGATATGGAAAGAATTAGAACTCTAAATGAAACACTAGCTAAATTTAAATATAGAATTCATTCTTTAGATGAAATTCATCCTAAACAATTTCAACAAATAATAGAAGATTCAAAAGAAAGAGGAATCAATTTAATAGTGCATAAGATGATACTTATGGCATTAAAACAAGCTAAGTATACAATGGATAACTTTGGACACTTTGGACTTGCATCTTCTTATTATACACATTTTACATCACCAATTAGAAGATATGCAGATTTAACAGTACATAGAATATTAAATTCAGTATTACATGGATATCCTAGCAAAAAAACAGTTGCTAAAAATATAGAAGAGCTTCCAGAAGTTTGTTCTCATATTTCTAAAACAGAAAGAGCAGCTATGAAAGTTGAAGAAGAAAGTGTAAAGATAAAACTTGTAGAGTATATGATTGATAAAGTTGGAGAAGAATATGATGCTACAATAGTAGGATTTAGCAATAAAAGAGTATTCTTTGAAACTCAAGATTATATTGAATGTTTCTGGGACGTAGTTGCAGCAAAACATTATTATGAGTTTGATGATAAAGACTATGTAATGAGAGATACCGATACTGGAGAATTTTATAGTATAGGTGATAAATATAAAGTTACTTTAGTAAAAGCAAGTCTTGCTGATCTTGAAATAGAAGTAGTTCCAAATTTTATATTTGAACAAGGACAAATTATTAAATAG